The genomic stretch CAGATCTTCAGAAAGGCGCAACAAATCATAGCCGAAGTCTGCCGCCTGGCCGACCAGGGAAAGGGCCGTCTGGGCATCTGAGGCCAGAATGGCCTCGATAAGATCGACAAGAAGCCGGCGGCTGATGAGGCCCAAAGCATCAATGACCTCCTCCTCGCTTCGAGCCCCAGCAGCCAGTGCTTGGTCAAGAAGGCTCAAGGCATCCCGGATGCTTCCCTCGGCCGCTTGGGCAATAAGGGAAAGGGCCGCTTCGGCCATCTCTACCCCCTCGCTGGCCGCTACCCGCCGGAGGTGGTCCACCAGCCGACGCACCGGCAGGCGTCTAAATTCATAGCGCTGACAGCGAGAAAGGATGGTCAAAGGAATCCGGTGGGCCTCGGTAGTGGCCAGAATAAAAAAGACATGGGCCGGAGGCTCCTCTAGAGTCTTAAGGAGGGCATTGAAGGCCTCTTTGGTGAGCATATGGACTTCGTCGATGATGTAAACCTTGTAGCGGGCCCGAACAGGCATAAAACGAATGTTTTCCCGTAAATCCCGGATTTCATCTATTCCTCTGTTGGAGGCCCCGTCTATCTCGTAGACATCTACCGCCCGGCCGGCCGTGATCTCCTCACAGACGGGGCACTGGTTACAGGGGTTCTCCGCCGGGCCCTTTTCACAATTTAGGGCCTTGGCCAGAATCCGGGCCACTGAGGTCTTACCCACCCCACGGATGCCGGAGAAAAGGAGGGCATGGGCCACCCGGCCCAGAGCCAGGGCCCTCTTGAGAGTGGATGTAATATGATCCTGCCCAACGACCTGATCAAAGGTCTGAGGACGATATTTTCTGGCCAGTACTAGGTAGGACATAAGAAAAAAGAGGGCCGTCGGGCTACCCTGCGGCACACGAAGGGCCCTGCTACCGTTGCTCCCTCCCGGGCCTGGCGGGGTTCACAGGGATTCGTTGCGCAGGACCCAACGGCCCAAAAATAAAAATGGCGGAGAGGGTGGGATTCGAACCCACGGTACGCCTTGTGGGCGTACACACGATTTCCAGTCGTGCCCCTTCGGCCGCTCGGGCACCTCTCCGCATAATGACGCCGTTTTGGCGGAGGGGGTGGGATTCGAACCCACGGTCCCCGATTAAGGGGACAGTCGATTTCGAGTCGACCCCGTTACGACCACTTCGGTACCCCTCCGGGCTTAGCGACGTGCTCTAAAGAAGGCCTGGATGATCTCCCGGCAGCGATTCTCCAGGACCCCCGCCACCACCTCCAGACGGTGGTTAAGGCGCTGATCCTGGACTATCTGATACAGGGAACCACAGGCCCCGGATTTTGGATCCCCTGCTCCAAAGACCAGCCGCGAAACCCGGGCCAGGACCAAAGCTCCGGCACACATAGGACACGGCTCAATGGTCACGTAGACAGTGACCCCTGGCAGCCGGTAATTACCGACCTTCCGGGCGGCCTGACGAAGAGCGTTGATCTCAGCATGGGCCGTAGGATCACAGGTTGTGATAACCAGATTGTGGCCCCGCCCAAGGATCTCGCCTTCAGGGGAGACAACTACAGCCCCTACAGGAACCTCACCGGCGGCCTGAGCCCTTTCGGCCTCAAGAAGGGCCTCTGCCATAAAGAGCTCATCCAGACCCTCTCTCATTTTTGAAAGAGCTAAAACCCAAGAAAAAATAACATGAGCTCTAGAAGGCGGCAACAATTAGAGCCTTTCAGCCGCCCGCTTAAGGGCCTCATTGGCCTCATAGACCAGACGGGCGGCCTGACGGAGGTCTTCCGCAGCTTCCCCGGCCTTCTCGGCCCAAGACTCAAACTCCTTGGCGTGTTCCTGATTGTGCTCTATCCAGTGGGGGATAAGAACCTTGAGACGCTCACGATCATCCATCATCACTTCTCCTTAAATAAACAATATGTTTGAGGAAGTCTATCTTCTCAACGGTGGCCCGCAGGCTAGAGGGAGGGTCAAAGAAGGTTCTCAGGTTGACCTCATCCCCTTTGACCTCAAGCCAGATGACATCCTTCATAATCTCTTCTTCCTGGTCCCCCTTAAGGAGGACAACCTTAGCCTGACACATTACCTACCCCCAAGTGTTTTCCCGGAACTCTTTCTCGGTAATGGGTCCAGCCGCTTTTTTCAAGATCTTGTGGGAGAAAATATCAAGCTGGCAGGCCCGGGGAAGGGGCGGATTTTTGACTCACTTGGGTAATCAGTGGTGAGCAGCCACCACCAGGTTTTTGATCTTCTCGGAGAGTTTGCTGGTTACAGAATGACGCTTAATGGCCTCAGGAGAGGTGGCTCCATTGACATTGATGATGACCATCCGACCATAGCCCTTACCATAGGCGTTGATGAAGTCATAGACGGCCCCGACCACGACCAGTTTCCCCTCCTTGACCAGGTCGTGATAAAAAGAGATGGCCTGGGCCACCTGCCAGTCCACATTACGCTCCACATTCTTGAGCCAACGGCTTTCAAAGTCTCCCCGACCGTCGTCAGCAGAGATAGGGAGATGGAGATGATCAAGTTCATTACGGATGGCCTCTGTCTCCTTGCGATAATCTCCCATGGCCGCCTTGACCGCCCCACAGTGCGTGTGCCCTAAGATGACCAGAATAGGGGTGTGAAGGTGAAGAACCCCATAGTCTATAGACCCATGGGAGACCACCAGTTGATTGCCAATGTTGCGGATGACAAACATCTTATCGATGGGGTCCTTGAGCAGGGCAGACATATGCACCCGGGCATCAGAGCAGGTGATAAGGGTGACAAAAGGATGCTGAGAGGTCTGATAAGCCGAAAAATACTCCGGATGGTGACTGGAGACAAATTCGTTGTTGCCCTCTACTACCTTCTCCAGGGCCTCCGAAGGGCTGGGGCCGGCAGCTCCGTGCCCCGAAGCCCATACCTGACCAACCGT from Thermosulfuriphilus ammonigenes encodes the following:
- the dnaX gene encoding DNA polymerase III subunit gamma/tau, whose protein sequence is MSYLVLARKYRPQTFDQVVGQDHITSTLKRALALGRVAHALLFSGIRGVGKTSVARILAKALNCEKGPAENPCNQCPVCEEITAGRAVDVYEIDGASNRGIDEIRDLRENIRFMPVRARYKVYIIDEVHMLTKEAFNALLKTLEEPPAHVFFILATTEAHRIPLTILSRCQRYEFRRLPVRRLVDHLRRVAASEGVEMAEAALSLIAQAAEGSIRDALSLLDQALAAGARSEEEVIDALGLISRRLLVDLIEAILASDAQTALSLVGQAADFGYDLLRLSEDLVRSFRDLTILKVCGADEVLVNLPSEEIGRLESLARKVSVESLHLYFQTFLREHEGVRRSALPRLALEMAVIKACEVKNVLGLEEILKEIKRLHSSTAQSMVASTSLPSGETPGDLSGFLSFLKEKHPSLGAYLNQVKNKVWDGRVLRLQVPKGGLLEHKDRRQSLEAALKEFFGPEVTLELDFQEEEPNNSRNLRRDILQDPLVQETVKVFNARVTGFKPHLRKE
- the tadA gene encoding tRNA adenosine(34) deaminase TadA, with the translated sequence MREGLDELFMAEALLEAERAQAAGEVPVGAVVVSPEGEILGRGHNLVITTCDPTAHAEINALRQAARKVGNYRLPGVTVYVTIEPCPMCAGALVLARVSRLVFGAGDPKSGACGSLYQIVQDQRLNHRLEVVAGVLENRCREIIQAFFRARR
- a CDS encoding CooT family nickel-binding protein, with translation MCQAKVVLLKGDQEEEIMKDVIWLEVKGDEVNLRTFFDPPSSLRATVEKIDFLKHIVYLRRSDDG
- a CDS encoding carbonic anhydrase; the encoded protein is MKKIVAFVAIALLLTVGQVWASGHGAAGPSPSEALEKVVEGNNEFVSSHHPEYFSAYQTSQHPFVTLITCSDARVHMSALLKDPIDKMFVIRNIGNQLVVSHGSIDYGVLHLHTPILVILGHTHCGAVKAAMGDYRKETEAIRNELDHLHLPISADDGRGDFESRWLKNVERNVDWQVAQAISFYHDLVKEGKLVVVGAVYDFINAYGKGYGRMVIINVNGATSPEAIKRHSVTSKLSEKIKNLVVAAHH